The Struthio camelus isolate bStrCam1 chromosome 17, bStrCam1.hap1, whole genome shotgun sequence genome window below encodes:
- the EWSR1 gene encoding RNA-binding protein EWS isoform X5, with the protein MQPVTAPPSYPPTSYSSTQPSSYDQSTYSQQSTYGQQSTYGQQTSYGQQSSYAQQPPPTSYPPQTGSYSQAPSQYSQQSSSYGQQSSFRQDHPSSMNVYGQESGGFSGPGENRNMSGPDNRGRGRGGYDRGGMSRGGRGGGRGGMGSAGERGGFNKPGGHMEEGPDLDLGPPMDPDEDSDHSSVYVQGLNDNVTLEDLADFFKQCGVVKMNKRTGQPMIHLYIDKETGKPKGDATVSYDDPSTAKTAVEWFDGKDFQGSKIKVTLTRKKGPMNSMRGGMPPREQRGMPPPLRGGPGGPGGPGGPGGPSGPMGRMGGRGGDRGGFSSRGPRGSRGNPSGGSVQHRAGDWQCPNPGCGNQNFAWRTECNQCKAPKPEGFLPPPFPPPGGDRGRGGPGGMRGGRGGGLMDRGGPGGMFRGGRGGDRGGFRGGRGMDRGGYGGGGRRGGGPGGPPGPLMEQMGGGGRGGRRGGPGKMDKGEHRQERRDRPY; encoded by the exons ATGCAGCCAGTCACTGCGCCTCCATCCTATCCTCCTACCAG CTATTCCTCTACACAGCCAAGCAGTTATGATCAGAGCACTTATTCCCAGCAGAGCACCTATGGGCAACAGAGCACCTATGGACAACAGACTAGCTATGGCCAGCAAAGCAGCTACGCGCAGCAGCCACCGCCGACTAGTTACCCGCCCCAGACTGGATCCTACAGCCAGGCCCCAAGCCAGTatagccagcagagcagcagttaTGGCCAACAGA GTTCGTTCCGTCAGGACCATCCTAGCAGTATGAATGTATACGGACAGGAATCCGGAGGCTTTTCAGGCCCAGGAGAGAACCGGAACATGAGCGGCCCTGATAACCGGGGCAGGGGAAGAGGGGGATATGATCGCGGAGGCATGAGCAGAGGTGGGCGGGGAGGAGGACGCGGTGGAATGGG CAGCGCTGGAGAGCGAGGTGGCTTCAATAAGCCTGGTG GACACATGGAAGAAGGACCAGACCTTGATTTAG GCCCACCTATGGATCCAGATGAGGACTCAGACCACAGTTCAGTTTATGTGCAGGGACTCAATGATAATGTGACCCTGGAGGATCTGGCAGACTTCTTCAAACAGTGTGGTGTTGTGAAG ATGAACAAAAGGACTGGGCAGCCTATGATACACCTCTACATTGACAAAGAAACTGGCAAACCAAAAGGAGATGCCACAGTGTCCTATGATGACCCATCTACTGCCAAAACAGCTGTAGAATGGTTTGATG GAAAGGATTTTCAGGGGAGCAAGATCAAAGTTACTCTCACACGGAAGAAGGGCCCGATGAACAGCATGAGAGGCGGGATGCCCCCACGCGAGCAGCGGGGAATGCCTCCCCCGCTCCGCGGAG GTCCGGGGGGTCCTGGTGGTCCAGGGGGTCCCGGTGGTCCGAGTGGTCCCATGGGCCGAATGGGAGGCAGAGGTGGAGACAGGGGTGGCTTCTCCTCGAGAGGACCACGGGGATCCAGAGGAAACCCCTCCGGTGGGAGCGTCCAGCACCGAGCTGGGGACTGGCAGTGTCCCAATCC GGGATGTGGAAACCAGAACTTCGCCTGGAGAACAGAGTGTAATCAGTGCAAGGCTCCTAAACCAGAAGGCTTTCTGCcgcccccttttccccctccag gtGGAGACCGTGGTAGAGGTGGCCCCGGGGGGATGAGAGGCGGAAGAGGAGGTGGCCTCATGGACCGTGGGGGACCTGGTGGCATGTTCAGAGGTGGCCGAGGTGGAGACAGAGGTGGATTCAGAGGAGGCCGGGGTATGGATCGAGGTGGAtatggaggaggaggacggcgaGGCGGAGGACCTGGGGGCCCACCTGGACCGCTCATGGAACAGATGGGAGGCGGAGGCAGAGGTGGAAGGCGCGGAGGACCAGGAAAAATGGACAA GGGTGAGCACCGCCAGGAGCGCAGAGACCGGCCCTACTAG